From Streptomyces cyaneogriseus subsp. noncyanogenus, the proteins below share one genomic window:
- a CDS encoding calcium homeostasis/redox stress adaptation protein — MGVSLSKGGNVSLTKEAPGLTAVIVGLGWDVRTTTGTDFDLDASALLLNSSGKVASDQHFIFFNNLKSPEGSVEHTGDNLTGEGEGDDEQIKVDLAAVPADVEKIVFPVSIYEAENRQQSFGQVRNAFIRVVNQAGGAEIARYDLSEDASTETAMVFGELYRHGAEWKFRAIGQGYASGLRGIAQDFGVNV; from the coding sequence GTGGGAGTCAGCCTCAGCAAGGGCGGCAACGTATCGCTGACCAAGGAGGCCCCAGGCCTGACCGCGGTCATCGTCGGTCTGGGGTGGGACGTCCGCACCACGACCGGCACCGACTTCGACCTCGACGCGAGCGCGCTGCTGCTGAACAGCTCCGGCAAGGTCGCCAGCGACCAGCACTTCATCTTCTTCAACAACCTCAAGAGCCCGGAAGGCTCCGTCGAGCACACCGGCGACAACCTCACCGGTGAGGGCGAGGGCGACGACGAGCAGATCAAGGTCGACCTCGCGGCGGTCCCGGCCGACGTCGAGAAGATCGTCTTCCCGGTCTCCATCTACGAGGCCGAGAACCGCCAGCAGTCCTTCGGCCAGGTCCGCAACGCCTTCATCCGCGTCGTGAACCAGGCCGGCGGCGCCGAGATCGCCCGCTACGACCTCAGCGAGGACGCCTCCACGGAGACCGCCATGGTCTTCGGCGAGCTGTACCGCCACGGCGCCGAGTGGAAGTTCCGCGCCATCGGCCAGGGCTACGCCTCCGGCCTGCGCGGCATCGCCCAGGACTTCGGCGTCAACGTCTGA
- a CDS encoding peroxiredoxin — protein sequence MAIQVGDKAPDFELKDNHGATVKLSDFRGDKNVVLLFYPFAFTGVCTGELCEVRDNLPRFSDRDTQVLAVSNDSIHTLRVFAEQEGLEYPLLSDFWPHGNVSRAYGVFDEDKGCAVRGTFIIDKEGVVRWSVVNALPDARDLNEYVKALDTL from the coding sequence ATGGCCATCCAGGTCGGCGACAAGGCCCCCGACTTCGAGCTCAAGGACAACCACGGTGCCACCGTGAAGCTGTCCGACTTCCGCGGCGACAAGAACGTGGTGCTGCTCTTCTACCCCTTCGCGTTCACCGGCGTGTGCACGGGTGAACTGTGCGAGGTGCGGGACAACCTGCCGCGGTTCTCCGACCGCGACACCCAGGTGCTCGCCGTCTCCAACGACTCCATCCACACCCTGCGCGTCTTCGCCGAGCAGGAGGGGCTGGAGTACCCGCTGCTCAGCGACTTCTGGCCGCACGGCAACGTCTCGCGCGCCTACGGCGTCTTCGACGAGGACAAGGGGTGCGCCGTCCGCGGCACCTTCATCATCGACAAGGAGGGCGTCGTCCGCTGGAGCGTCGTCAACGCTCTGCCGGACGCGCGTGACCTGAACGAGTACGTGAAGGCGCTCGACACCCTGTGA
- a CDS encoding TerD family protein, whose amino-acid sequence MGFLDGLWRGRGTEFDSGSAATNAIELTKRHGQVSLTKQGAATGHLRINLAWRMRTSDITGSQRESLLRHPLKALKPPEVLGHSQSMVDVDLDLGCLYELQDGSKGVVQPLGGYFGDVNAPPYVKLSGDDRFGSGTGETIYVNLDHRDAIKRLLVFAYIYDQTPAFDRTHAIVTLYPSNGPRIEIGIDERQPQARSCAVVMIENVKGEIVVRREVKFVYGFQGELDRLYGWGLQWGRGYKTKVR is encoded by the coding sequence ATGGGCTTTCTGGACGGGCTGTGGCGCGGTCGCGGGACCGAGTTCGACTCGGGCAGCGCGGCCACCAACGCCATCGAACTGACCAAACGGCACGGCCAGGTCTCCCTGACCAAACAGGGCGCGGCCACCGGTCATCTGCGCATCAACCTGGCCTGGCGGATGCGGACCTCCGACATCACCGGCTCCCAGCGCGAGAGCCTGCTGCGCCATCCCCTCAAGGCACTGAAGCCGCCCGAGGTCCTCGGGCACAGCCAGAGCATGGTCGACGTCGACCTCGACCTCGGCTGCCTCTACGAGCTCCAGGACGGCTCCAAGGGCGTGGTCCAGCCGCTCGGCGGCTACTTCGGCGACGTCAACGCACCGCCGTACGTGAAGCTCAGCGGCGACGACCGGTTCGGCTCGGGGACCGGTGAGACGATCTACGTCAACCTCGACCACCGGGACGCCATCAAGCGGCTCCTGGTCTTCGCCTACATCTACGACCAGACGCCCGCCTTCGACCGCACGCACGCCATCGTCACGCTCTACCCGAGCAACGGCCCCCGCATCGAGATCGGCATCGACGAACGGCAGCCGCAGGCCCGCTCCTGTGCCGTCGTGATGATCGAGAACGTCAAGGGCGAGATCGTCGTCCGCCGCGAGGTGAAGTTCGTGTACGGCTTCCAGGGCGAGCTGGACCGGCTGTACGGGTGGGGGCTCCAGTGGGGCCGGGGCTACAAGACGAAGGTGCGCTGA
- a CDS encoding DUF3052 domain-containing protein, giving the protein MSATADHAEERTNPAARLGFQPGQVVQEIGYDDDVDQELREAIEEAIEGDLMDEDYDDVADAVVLWFRDDDGDLTDALVDATTYIEEGGAILLLTPKTGRAGYVEPSDISEAATTAGLTASKSVSVGKDWSGSRLATPKAAKSKR; this is encoded by the coding sequence GTGAGCGCGACCGCGGACCACGCGGAGGAGCGGACGAACCCTGCCGCCAGGCTGGGGTTCCAGCCCGGGCAGGTGGTCCAGGAGATCGGCTACGACGACGACGTGGACCAGGAGCTCCGTGAAGCCATCGAGGAAGCCATCGAGGGCGACCTGATGGACGAGGACTACGACGACGTGGCCGACGCCGTTGTGCTGTGGTTCCGTGATGACGACGGCGACCTGACGGATGCGCTGGTGGATGCCACCACGTACATCGAGGAAGGCGGGGCCATCCTGCTCCTCACGCCGAAGACCGGCCGTGCGGGCTATGTGGAGCCGAGCGACATCTCGGAAGCCGCCACCACGGCGGGGCTGACGGCGTCCAAGAGCGTCAGCGTCGGCAAGGACTGGAGCGGCAGCCGGCTGGCGACCCCGAAGGCCGCCAAGTCCAAGCGATAG
- a CDS encoding TerD family protein: protein MTHAMLKGSNVPLEATTVRAVLRWTPGQGIPDVDASALLLGPDDRVRSDEDFVFYNQPRHPSGKVWRLGQKRVAEGLTDTIQTDLLGVEPAVRRILLVASADGVPFDRVRDLRILLYDAAAADAEPLAYFEVKPETGEETALICGELYRRGEAWKFRALGEGYSNGLEGLATDFGISVDGSEAAQEPPAAVPPTAAHPTEPRTPAPAAPRAPEPTAPTAPVPPPPPVPPAVPAQTAATVSRPLPPEQPPGVPTQPAYGYPQRPPAAPPAYGYPQATGAPAYGYPQAPAAAGATGAPSGYGYPPPSVPPPAAPVPDPDFRLPPQGPQFIGR from the coding sequence ATGACGCACGCCATGCTGAAGGGGTCGAACGTCCCGCTGGAAGCCACGACGGTGCGCGCCGTGCTGCGCTGGACGCCCGGGCAGGGGATTCCCGACGTCGACGCCTCCGCGCTGCTCCTCGGCCCCGACGACCGCGTGCGCAGCGACGAGGACTTCGTCTTCTACAACCAGCCCCGGCACCCCTCGGGGAAGGTCTGGCGGCTCGGCCAGAAGCGCGTCGCCGAGGGCCTGACCGACACGATCCAGACAGATCTGCTCGGTGTCGAGCCCGCCGTGCGACGGATCCTGCTGGTCGCCTCGGCGGACGGTGTCCCCTTCGACCGGGTCCGGGATCTGCGCATCCTGCTGTACGACGCGGCAGCCGCCGACGCCGAGCCGCTCGCGTACTTCGAGGTCAAGCCGGAGACGGGCGAGGAGACCGCGCTGATCTGCGGAGAGCTGTACCGGCGCGGGGAGGCCTGGAAGTTCCGCGCCCTGGGTGAGGGGTACTCCAACGGGCTGGAGGGCCTGGCGACCGACTTCGGCATCTCGGTGGACGGGTCGGAGGCGGCGCAGGAGCCCCCGGCGGCGGTCCCGCCGACAGCCGCCCATCCCACGGAACCGCGGACGCCGGCGCCCGCGGCGCCCCGGGCGCCCGAGCCGACCGCGCCCACGGCCCCCGTACCGCCTCCGCCGCCGGTGCCGCCCGCCGTCCCGGCGCAGACCGCGGCGACGGTCTCCCGTCCGCTGCCCCCGGAGCAGCCGCCCGGCGTGCCCACCCAGCCGGCGTACGGCTATCCGCAGCGGCCCCCGGCCGCGCCTCCGGCCTACGGCTACCCGCAAGCGACCGGGGCGCCCGCGTACGGCTACCCCCAGGCGCCCGCCGCGGCGGGCGCGACCGGCGCACCGTCGGGCTACGGCTATCCGCCCCCGTCCGTCCCGCCCCCGGCCGCCCCGGTCCCGGACCCCGACTTCCGGCTCCCGCCGCAGGGCCCGCAGTTCATCGGACGCTAG
- the aceE gene encoding pyruvate dehydrogenase (acetyl-transferring), homodimeric type — protein MASASDRNPIIIGGLPSQVPDFDPEETREWLDSLDAAVDERGRERARYLMLRLIERAREKRVAVPEMRSTDYVNTIATRDEPFFPGNEEIERKILNATRWNAAVMVSRAQRPGIGVGGHIATFASSASLYDVGFNHFFRGKDGGDGGDQIFFQGHASPGIYARAYLLDRLGERHLDGFRQEKSKAPYALSSYPHPRSMPDFWEFPTVSMGLGPIGAIYQARMNRYLHARGIADTSRSHVWAFLGDGEMDEPESLGQLTLAAREGLDNLTFVVNCNLQRLDGPVRGNGKIIQELESVFRGAGWNVIKLIWDRTWDPLLAQDRDGILVNKMNTTPDGQFQTYATESGAYIRDHFFGDDQRLRAMVENMTDDQILHLGRGGHDHRKIYAAYKAAVEHKGQPTVILAKTVKGWTLGPNFEGRNATHQMKKLTVDDLKRFRDRLHLPISDKELESGLPPYYHPGRDSEEIQYMHDRRRSLGGYVPTRVVRAKPLALPGDATYATVKKGSGQQSIATTMAFVRLLKDLMRDKEIGKRFVLIAPDEYRTFGMDSFFPSAKIYNPLGQQYEAVDRDLLLAYKEAPNGQMLHDGISEAGCTASLIAAGSSYATHGEPLIPVYVFYSMFGFQRTGDQFWQMADQLARGFVLGATAGRTTLTGEGLQHADGHSQLLASTNPACVAYDPAFAFEIAHIVQDGLRRMYGSSPDHPHGEDVFYYLTVYNEPIQHPAEPENVDVEGILKGIHRFSEGTSGEIPAQIMASGVALPWALEAQKILAEDWNVRADVWSATSWNELRREAVACEEHNLLHPEEEQRVPYVTRKLSGAQGPFVAVSDWMRSVPDQIARWVPGRYQSLGADGFGFADTRGAARRFFHIDAQSIVVAVLTELAREGKVDRSVLKQAIDRYQVLDVTAADPGAAGGDA, from the coding sequence GTGGCTTCCGCATCCGATCGCAACCCGATCATCATTGGCGGCCTTCCGAGCCAGGTCCCTGACTTCGATCCCGAGGAAACCCGGGAGTGGCTCGACTCCCTCGACGCGGCCGTGGACGAGCGCGGGCGCGAGCGGGCCCGTTATCTGATGCTGCGGCTGATCGAGCGGGCCCGGGAGAAGCGCGTGGCCGTGCCCGAGATGCGCAGCACGGACTACGTCAACACCATCGCCACCAGGGACGAGCCGTTCTTCCCCGGCAACGAGGAGATCGAGCGCAAGATCCTCAACGCCACCCGCTGGAACGCGGCCGTGATGGTCTCGCGCGCGCAGCGGCCGGGGATCGGTGTCGGCGGCCACATCGCCACCTTCGCCTCCTCCGCCTCGCTGTACGACGTCGGCTTCAACCACTTCTTCCGCGGCAAGGACGGGGGCGACGGCGGCGACCAGATCTTCTTCCAGGGGCACGCCTCACCAGGCATCTACGCGCGCGCGTACCTGCTGGACCGGCTCGGCGAGCGGCACCTGGACGGCTTCCGCCAGGAGAAGTCCAAGGCGCCGTACGCGCTCTCGTCGTACCCGCACCCGCGCTCGATGCCGGACTTCTGGGAGTTCCCCACCGTCTCGATGGGCCTCGGCCCCATCGGCGCGATCTACCAGGCGCGCATGAACCGCTACCTGCACGCGCGCGGGATCGCGGACACCTCCCGGTCACACGTGTGGGCCTTCCTCGGCGACGGCGAGATGGACGAGCCGGAGTCGCTCGGCCAGCTCACCCTGGCCGCCCGCGAGGGCCTGGACAACCTGACCTTCGTCGTCAACTGCAACCTCCAGCGGCTCGACGGCCCGGTCCGCGGCAACGGCAAGATCATCCAGGAGCTGGAGTCGGTCTTCCGGGGCGCCGGCTGGAACGTGATCAAGCTGATCTGGGACCGCACCTGGGACCCGCTGCTGGCGCAGGACCGCGACGGCATCCTGGTCAACAAGATGAACACGACGCCGGACGGCCAGTTCCAGACGTACGCCACCGAGTCCGGCGCCTACATCCGCGACCACTTCTTCGGCGACGACCAGCGGCTGCGCGCGATGGTCGAGAACATGACCGACGACCAGATCCTGCATCTGGGCCGCGGCGGTCACGACCACCGCAAGATCTACGCGGCGTACAAGGCTGCGGTCGAGCACAAGGGCCAGCCGACGGTCATCCTCGCCAAGACGGTCAAGGGCTGGACGCTCGGACCCAACTTCGAGGGCCGCAACGCCACCCACCAGATGAAGAAGCTGACGGTCGACGACCTCAAGCGCTTCCGCGACCGCCTGCACCTGCCGATCTCCGACAAGGAGCTGGAGTCCGGCCTGCCGCCGTACTACCACCCGGGCCGGGACTCGGAGGAGATCCAGTACATGCACGACCGCCGCAGGAGCCTCGGCGGCTACGTCCCCACCCGCGTGGTGCGGGCGAAGCCCCTGGCCCTGCCCGGCGACGCGACGTACGCGACCGTGAAGAAGGGCTCGGGCCAGCAGTCCATCGCCACCACGATGGCCTTCGTCCGGCTGCTGAAGGACCTCATGCGGGACAAGGAGATCGGCAAGCGGTTCGTGCTGATCGCGCCCGACGAGTACCGCACCTTCGGCATGGACTCCTTCTTCCCGAGCGCGAAGATCTACAACCCGCTGGGCCAGCAGTACGAGGCGGTCGACCGCGATCTCCTGCTCGCCTACAAGGAGGCCCCCAACGGCCAGATGCTGCACGACGGCATCTCGGAGGCGGGCTGCACGGCGTCCCTGATCGCCGCGGGCTCGTCCTACGCGACGCACGGCGAACCGCTCATCCCGGTGTACGTCTTCTACTCGATGTTCGGTTTCCAGCGCACCGGCGACCAGTTCTGGCAGATGGCCGACCAACTGGCGCGCGGTTTCGTCCTGGGCGCGACCGCGGGCCGCACCACGCTCACCGGTGAGGGGCTCCAGCACGCCGACGGGCACTCCCAGTTGCTGGCGTCCACCAACCCCGCCTGTGTGGCGTACGACCCGGCCTTCGCGTTCGAGATCGCGCACATCGTGCAGGACGGTCTGCGCCGGATGTACGGCAGCTCGCCGGACCACCCGCACGGCGAGGACGTCTTCTACTACCTCACCGTGTACAACGAGCCGATCCAGCACCCGGCGGAGCCGGAGAACGTGGACGTCGAGGGCATCCTGAAGGGCATCCACCGCTTCAGCGAGGGCACCTCCGGGGAGATCCCGGCGCAGATCATGGCGTCCGGCGTGGCGCTCCCCTGGGCCCTGGAGGCCCAGAAGATCCTCGCCGAGGACTGGAACGTGCGCGCCGACGTCTGGTCGGCGACCTCCTGGAACGAGCTGCGGCGCGAGGCGGTGGCCTGCGAGGAGCACAACCTGCTGCACCCGGAGGAGGAGCAGCGGGTGCCGTACGTGACGCGGAAGCTCAGCGGCGCCCAAGGCCCGTTCGTGGCCGTCTCCGACTGGATGCGTTCGGTTCCGGACCAGATCGCGCGGTGGGTGCCGGGCAGGTACCAGTCCCTGGGCGCGGACGGCTTCGGCTTCGCCGACACCCGCGGGGCGGCGCGCCGCTTCTTCCACATCGACGCCCAGTCGATCGTGGTGGCGGTCCTGACCGAGCTGGCCCGTGAGGGGAAGGTCGACCGGTCGGTACTGAAGCAGGCCATCGACCGCTATCAGGTGCTGGACGTGACGGCGGCGGACCCGGGGGCGGCCGGCGGCGACGCGTAG
- a CDS encoding TerD family protein, producing the protein MGVTLAKGGNVSLSKAAPDLTRVMVGLGWDARSTTGAPFDLDASALVCGGGRVLGDEWFVFYNQLTSPDGSVEHTGDNLTGEGDGDDESILVDLSRVPDRCDRIVFPVSIHMADERGQTFGQVANAFIRVVDQADGRELARYDLSEDASTETAMIFGELYRRQGEWKFRAVGQGYASGLRGIALDFGVNVS; encoded by the coding sequence ATGGGCGTCACGCTCGCCAAGGGAGGCAACGTCTCCCTGTCCAAGGCCGCGCCGGACCTCACCCGGGTGATGGTCGGCCTCGGCTGGGACGCGCGCTCCACCACTGGGGCCCCCTTCGACCTGGACGCCAGCGCCCTGGTCTGCGGCGGCGGCCGGGTGCTGGGCGACGAGTGGTTCGTCTTCTACAACCAGCTCACCAGCCCGGACGGCTCCGTCGAGCACACCGGCGACAACCTCACCGGCGAGGGCGACGGCGACGACGAGTCGATCCTGGTCGACCTGTCCCGGGTGCCCGACCGGTGCGACCGGATCGTCTTCCCGGTCTCCATCCACATGGCCGACGAGCGCGGGCAGACCTTCGGGCAGGTCGCCAACGCCTTCATCCGGGTCGTCGACCAGGCCGACGGCCGGGAACTCGCCCGCTACGACCTGAGCGAGGACGCCTCCACCGAGACCGCGATGATCTTCGGCGAGCTCTACCGCCGCCAGGGCGAATGGAAGTTCCGGGCGGTGGGACAGGGGTACGCGTCCGGCCTGCGGGGCATCGCTCTAGACTTCGGAGTCAACGTTTCGTAA
- a CDS encoding MFS transporter yields the protein MTSQTTIDTTGPGDKAPTAPSGKAPAKGLRGHPWFTLITVAVGVMMVALDGTIVAIANPAIASDLGATFAEVQWITNAYFLALAVSLITAGKLGDRFGHRQTFLIGVVGFAAASGAIGMSDSIALVIVFRVLQGLFGALLMPAALGLLRATFSADKLNMAIGIWGMVIGASTAGGPILGGVLVEHVNWQSVFFINVPVGVLAVVLGVMILLDHRAENAPRSFDVLGIALLSAAMFCLVWALIKAPEWGWGNGTTWTFVLASVVGFALFAFWETKVKEPLIPLGLFRSVPLSAGVVLMVLMAIAFLGGLFFVTFYLQNVHGMSPVDAGLHLLPLTGMMIVGSPLAGALITKAGPRIPLAGGMALTAIAMYGMSTLDTDTGGAAMSLWFALLGLGLAPVMVGATEVIVGNAPMELSGVAGGLQQAAMQIGGSLGTAVLGAVMASKVESDLPGNWAGAGLPPLTPEQAGLASEAVQVGVAPVTQGTPEPVAAKITEVAHDTFISGMSLASLVAAGVAVAAVLVALFTKRGENAEAGAGLGHI from the coding sequence ATGACTAGTCAGACCACCATTGACACGACGGGGCCGGGGGACAAGGCACCAACTGCCCCGTCGGGCAAGGCGCCGGCCAAGGGGCTGCGCGGCCATCCGTGGTTCACCCTCATCACCGTCGCGGTCGGGGTGATGATGGTGGCCCTCGACGGCACCATCGTCGCCATCGCCAACCCGGCCATCGCCAGCGACCTCGGCGCCACCTTCGCCGAGGTGCAGTGGATCACCAACGCCTACTTCCTCGCCCTCGCGGTCTCCCTGATCACCGCGGGCAAGCTCGGTGACCGCTTCGGCCACCGGCAGACCTTCCTCATAGGTGTCGTCGGCTTCGCCGCCGCCTCCGGGGCCATCGGGATGTCCGACAGCATCGCGCTGGTCATCGTCTTCCGTGTCCTCCAGGGACTGTTCGGCGCGCTGCTGATGCCGGCCGCGCTCGGCCTGCTGCGGGCCACCTTCTCCGCCGACAAGCTCAACATGGCCATCGGCATCTGGGGCATGGTGATCGGGGCGTCCACCGCGGGCGGCCCCATCCTCGGCGGTGTGCTGGTCGAGCACGTCAACTGGCAGTCGGTGTTCTTCATCAACGTGCCGGTCGGTGTCCTCGCCGTCGTCCTCGGTGTCATGATCCTGCTCGACCACCGGGCCGAGAACGCTCCGCGCTCCTTCGACGTCCTCGGCATCGCGCTGCTGTCGGCCGCGATGTTCTGCCTGGTCTGGGCGCTGATCAAGGCCCCGGAGTGGGGCTGGGGCAACGGCACGACGTGGACCTTCGTCCTCGCGTCCGTGGTGGGCTTCGCGCTCTTCGCCTTCTGGGAGACGAAGGTGAAGGAGCCGTTGATCCCGCTCGGGCTGTTCCGCTCCGTGCCGCTGTCGGCGGGTGTGGTGCTGATGGTCCTGATGGCCATCGCCTTCCTGGGCGGTCTGTTCTTCGTCACCTTCTATCTACAGAACGTGCACGGCATGAGCCCGGTCGACGCCGGTCTCCATCTGCTGCCGCTCACCGGCATGATGATCGTCGGCTCCCCGCTCGCGGGTGCGCTGATCACCAAGGCCGGGCCCCGTATCCCGCTGGCCGGCGGCATGGCGCTCACCGCGATCGCCATGTACGGCATGTCGACGCTGGACACGGACACCGGCGGCGCGGCCATGTCGCTCTGGTTCGCCCTGCTGGGCCTCGGCCTCGCGCCCGTCATGGTCGGCGCGACCGAGGTCATCGTCGGCAACGCGCCGATGGAGCTGTCGGGCGTGGCGGGCGGCCTCCAGCAGGCGGCCATGCAGATCGGCGGCAGCCTCGGTACGGCCGTGCTGGGCGCCGTGATGGCCTCCAAGGTCGAGAGCGACCTGCCCGGGAACTGGGCCGGCGCGGGGCTTCCGCCGCTGACTCCGGAACAGGCGGGCCTGGCTTCCGAGGCCGTGCAGGTCGGGGTGGCGCCGGTGACGCAGGGGACACCGGAGCCGGTCGCCGCGAAGATCACGGAGGTGGCGCACGACACCTTCATCTCCGGCATGAGCCTGGCGTCGCTCGTCGCCGCCGGGGTCGCCGTGGCGGCGGTCCTGGTCGCGCTGTTCACCAAGCGCGGGGAGAACGCGGAGGCCGGAGCGGGCCTCGGCCACATCTGA
- a CDS encoding DUF475 domain-containing protein, translating into MVLKTFGWSFAVTALGLVAAVLYGGWAAFGVVAILSVLEISLSFDNAVVNAGILKKMNAFWQKIFLTIGILIAVFGMRLVFPVVIVAISAQLGPIEAVDLALTDKDRYQELVTDAHPSIAAFGGMFLLMIFLDFIFEDRDIKWLGWLERPLAKLGKVDMLSVCIALIVLLISATTFGAHAHQHGGAHVDKAETVLLSGIAGLITYMIVGGLSGYFEDKLEEEEEREHEAEEEAVRVGKPRSAVALAGKAAFFMFLYLEVLDASFSFDGVIGAFAITNDIVLMALGLGIGAMYVRSLTVYLVREGTLDDYVYLEHGAHYAIGALALVLLVTIQYEINEFITGLIGVVLIGASFWSSVRRNRALARAEADGSGDKAEVSSGV; encoded by the coding sequence GTGGTTCTGAAAACCTTCGGCTGGTCGTTCGCGGTCACCGCGCTCGGCCTTGTCGCGGCGGTCTTGTACGGGGGGTGGGCCGCCTTCGGTGTCGTGGCGATCCTCTCCGTCCTCGAGATCTCGCTGTCCTTCGACAACGCGGTCGTCAACGCCGGAATCCTGAAGAAGATGAATGCCTTCTGGCAGAAGATCTTCCTCACGATCGGCATCCTGATCGCCGTCTTCGGTATGCGGCTGGTCTTCCCCGTCGTGATCGTCGCGATCAGCGCGCAGCTCGGTCCGATCGAGGCGGTGGACCTCGCGCTCACCGACAAGGACCGCTACCAGGAACTGGTCACCGACGCCCACCCGTCGATCGCCGCCTTCGGCGGTATGTTCCTGCTGATGATCTTCCTGGACTTCATCTTCGAGGACCGGGACATCAAGTGGCTGGGCTGGCTGGAGCGCCCGCTGGCCAAGCTGGGCAAGGTCGACATGCTGTCGGTCTGCATCGCCCTGATCGTGCTGCTCATCTCCGCGACGACCTTCGGCGCCCACGCCCACCAGCACGGCGGCGCCCATGTGGACAAGGCGGAGACGGTCCTGCTGTCCGGCATCGCCGGCCTGATCACCTACATGATCGTCGGCGGTCTCTCCGGCTACTTCGAGGACAAGCTCGAAGAGGAGGAGGAGCGTGAGCACGAGGCCGAGGAAGAGGCGGTGCGCGTCGGCAAGCCGCGCTCGGCGGTCGCCCTGGCCGGCAAGGCCGCGTTCTTCATGTTCCTCTACCTGGAGGTCCTGGACGCCTCCTTCTCCTTCGACGGCGTGATCGGCGCCTTCGCCATCACCAACGACATCGTGCTGATGGCGCTGGGCCTGGGCATCGGCGCCATGTACGTCCGGTCCCTCACCGTCTACCTGGTCCGCGAGGGCACCCTGGACGACTACGTCTACCTGGAGCACGGCGCCCACTACGCCATCGGCGCCCTCGCCCTGGTCCTGCTGGTCACCATCCAGTACGAGATCAACGAGTTCATCACCGGCCTGATCGGCGTCGTCCTGATCGGTGCCTCCTTCTGGTCCTCCGTGCGCCGCAACCGCGCGCTCGCGCGGGCCGAGGCGGACGGCTCCGGTGACAAGGCGGAGGTCTCCTCCGGAGTGTGA
- a CDS encoding HpcH/HpaI aldolase/citrate lyase family protein produces the protein MRHFGHIAPEVRKRLFHQEPCEFSADSPARLLSVALGATLYSPATRPRLAEDVLKQAGRGVVSMVLCLEDSIDDAEVPAGEENLVRQLTDLARRPGADLPLLFVRVRAPEQIPDLVRRLGPAVRTLSGFVLPKFTEERGAPFLAALSAAEAECGRRLFAMPVLESPELLYRETRVQTLEGIFRAVDRHRDRVLALRLGVTDFCSSYGLRRGPDMTAYDVQIVASVIADVVNMLGRADGTGFTVTGPVWEYFRVQERMFKPQLRQSPFLQVQAAELRTRLIEHAMDGLLREISLDHANGLLGKTCIHPSHVLPVHALSVVSHEEFSDAQDILKPERCGGGVLRSAYTNKMNEVKPHRAWAERTLLRAEVFGVANEDIGFVELLAAGLPD, from the coding sequence ATGCGTCATTTCGGGCACATCGCCCCCGAGGTGCGGAAGCGCCTCTTCCACCAGGAGCCGTGCGAGTTCAGCGCGGACTCCCCGGCCCGGCTGCTCTCCGTCGCCCTCGGCGCCACGCTGTACAGCCCGGCCACCCGGCCGCGGCTCGCCGAGGACGTCCTCAAGCAGGCCGGGCGCGGCGTGGTCTCGATGGTGCTGTGCCTGGAGGACTCGATCGACGACGCCGAGGTGCCGGCCGGGGAGGAGAACCTCGTACGGCAGCTCACCGACCTCGCCCGTCGCCCCGGAGCCGACCTGCCCCTGCTGTTCGTCCGGGTCCGCGCGCCCGAGCAGATACCGGACCTCGTCCGCCGCCTCGGACCGGCCGTGCGGACGCTGTCCGGATTCGTACTGCCCAAATTCACCGAGGAGCGCGGCGCTCCCTTCCTGGCCGCCCTCTCCGCCGCGGAGGCGGAGTGCGGGCGGCGGCTGTTCGCCATGCCGGTGCTGGAGTCGCCGGAGCTGCTGTACCGGGAGACGCGCGTACAGACCCTGGAGGGCATCTTCCGCGCGGTGGACAGGCACCGCGACCGGGTCCTCGCGCTGCGCCTGGGCGTGACCGACTTCTGCTCCTCCTACGGGCTGCGCCGGGGCCCCGACATGACCGCCTACGACGTGCAGATCGTCGCCTCCGTGATCGCCGACGTGGTCAACATGCTGGGCCGGGCCGACGGCACCGGCTTCACCGTGACCGGTCCGGTGTGGGAGTACTTCCGGGTCCAGGAGCGCATGTTCAAACCGCAGCTGCGGCAGAGTCCCTTCCTCCAGGTGCAGGCCGCGGAACTGCGCACGCGGCTGATCGAGCACGCCATGGACGGCCTGCTGCGGGAGATCTCCCTGGACCACGCCAACGGCCTGCTGGGCAAGACCTGCATCCACCCCTCCCACGTGCTGCCCGTGCACGCGCTGTCCGTGGTCAGCCACGAGGAGTTCAGCGACGCCCAGGACATCCTCAAGCCCGAGCGCTGCGGCGGGGGTGTACTGAGGTCGGCCTACACGAACAAGATGAACGAGGTGAAACCGCACCGCGCCTGGGCGGAGCGGACACTGCTGCGCGCCGAGGTCTTCGGCGTGGCCAACGAGGACATCGGCTTCGTGGAGCTGCTCGCCGCGGGCCTGCCCGACTGA